DNA sequence from the Treponema sp. OMZ 838 genome:
TTTTCCAAATAATCGATGTAATTGCTCTTTTCTATATCCGCTTCACTGATAATACCTGTTAATTCTTTTACGAGCGGAGATAATGCGATGGTTTGTTGTGTTTCTCCGATAGAGGTTTTAAAAAAATCTTCAACCAGCCGTGAAAGACTTTTGTTGTTGTTTGCCGCATAGTGTTTCATTGAATCGATAACATCTTTGTCCATTTTTAATGTTAATTTTGCTTGCATCTGCATTACCTCTTGTACGTATAGATATAACATGATGAATACGTATTGTCAAGAATTATTGTTCTTTAAAGCCCGCCCCTTCATTCTTGCCGTGCGAAAATGAAGGGGAACGCCCTGATAGGTGCTTGAGAGAGCGGCGGT
Encoded proteins:
- a CDS encoding DUF6364 family protein, which codes for MQAKLTLKMDKDVIDSMKHYAANNNKSLSRLVEDFFKTSIGETQQTIALSPLVKELTGIISEADIEKSNYIDYLEKKYD